Proteins co-encoded in one Oreochromis aureus strain Israel breed Guangdong linkage group 3, ZZ_aureus, whole genome shotgun sequence genomic window:
- the LOC120433157 gene encoding Fc receptor-like protein 5 — MFNCNITAVLTVSPSSSQFFEGDFVSLSCEEDDSSAGWTLRRNTSKQQRTQCGDGWGKPAGSSCNITMMVPHDSGIYWCEFNQSTISNMVNLTVTGGSVILQSPVLPVMEGDDVTLLCKTKTTPSNLPAIFFKDGVFTGKESAGHMTIQHVSRSDEGLYKCDISGHGESPSSWITVTDKHTTTPPLASSAGSSPLVPMLLTAGTVCVVLVVMLLVVLVEQHVDRKLKESDSAAVDSAVRTEDVTYGQIIIKEKPF; from the exons atgtttaattgtaacatcacaGCTgttctgactgtgagtcccagcagctctcagttctttgaaggagactttgtgtctctgagctgtgaggaggatgacagctctgctggatggactctgaggagaaacacaagcaaacaacagaggactcagtgtggagatgggtgggggaaaccagctggttcttcctgtaatATCACTATGATGGTGCCTCATGACAGTGGAATATATTGGTGTGAGTTCAATCAGAgtaccatcagtaacatggttaacctgacagtcactg gtggatcagtgatcctgcagagtcctgtcctccctgtgatggagggagatgacgtcactctgctctgtaaaacaaagaccactccctccaacctcccagccaTTTTCTTCAAAGATGGCGTCTTCACTGGGAAAGAGTctgcaggtcacatgaccatccagcatgtttccaggtctgatgaaggcctctacaagtgtgacatcagcggtcatggagagtctccatccagctggatcactgtcacag acaaacacaccaccacacctccacttGCCTCTTCTGCCGGTTCCTCTCCACTTGTCCCGATGTTGCTGACAGCTGGaacagtctgtgttgtgttagTAGTGATGTTACTGGTTGTTTTGGTGGAACAACATGTTGACAGGAAACTAAAAG AGAGTGATTCAGCTGCAGTCGACTCAGCAGTGAGAACAGAAGATGTCACTTATGGACAAATCATCATCAAAGAGAAGCCTTTTTAA